The DNA segment GCATACTTTGTAATCGCTTCCCGAAAAGTACGCAGATAGAATATTTGAAGGTTCAGGCTGTTACACTTAGAAGCTCTTCTATTGCCTTGGCTATGTCTGATCATAAGAGAGTGACCACTTCTGTTTTTAAAGAGTCTGATTACTGTAGTATATTTGATTTTAGACCACAAAAGCTGATAGAGAACTATAGCGGGGTTTCTAAGGTATGTAATCATCAGGCGCATGATGCCGTTAAGGGGACCAAAGGTATGGCTTTGGTATATCATGATTCAGTGAGTTATATTCCACAAACACTTTGCTGTGGAGGGATAACTGAGAACGCCGACGCTGGCTTGGCGAGCGTTTTTGATGCCGAACTATTTAATAATATAGACTTGTCCATTAACGATCATATGGAGCAATGGATCTATAGTGCCTCCCATAGTTATTGTAATGTGGATGCTGTGTCTGCAATGGAAGATCTTACCTGGGGAAGCAAAATTGATTTATCAGAAGCATACAGGTGGAAACGCAATGTGGAAATTGTTTATTTTAATGCTTTGCTCCGAAATAAGTTTGATATCAATATAGGTAATTTCCAAACCATGGAAATAGTAGAGCGGGGAGCCTCAGGAATTGTCAAAGCGGTTTTGGTAGGGGGAGATGCTTGTGAGGTTGTTTTGAAGCAAGATGATTTGGATTATTTGATGGTGTTATTGGATTTGCCAAGTAGGTCATTTGTGGTTGAAGTAAACCTAGAAGAAGAGGAGCCAACTCTTGAATTAAATGGTGCTGGTATGGGGGTTGGCCAAGGTATTTGTAACGTTGGAGCTTTTGCCATGGCCCAGCAAGGTAAGTCTATGAGTGATATCTTTCAGCACTATTTGCCAGAGTATATGTTAGAAAAACAATATTAGTATATATATGATGAATAGTAGTTTTCTTGGGCTTACAGAGTCGTATAATGTTACAATGAAAGAGCCCAGGGAACAGTTGAGGTGCAGCATATTTTTTATGAATGGCTTGGTCTAAATAGATATTTATGTCTCACTAGCTGATGCTAGATATAGAACCAGGCATTAACTTAGGTCTAAATTTGATGCGGGATCAAAAAAAAGAGGCTGCCTCATATGAGACAGCCTCTTTTTTTATTATATAGTTATTATAAGATATTCGCAATTTTATCGCTTTGGTATTTACCGGCAACCAATTTTTCTTTCACTTCAGCAAAAGCTTTTATGGTGTATTCAACATCTTCAAGCGTATGCACAGCAGTTGGTATAATTCTTAACATCAACTGATCTTTTGGTATTACAGGGTAAACCACAATAGAACAGAATATATTATAGTTCTCTCTCAAATCCATGGTCAATTGAGTAGCTTCAGGAACGGTACCATTTAAGAATACGGGAGTTACCGGAGATTCAGTATTGCCTAAATCAAATCCATCCGCTCTTAACCCTTTTTGTAAGGCATTCACAATTTTCCAAAGGTTATCTTTAAGCTCGGGTCTGTTTTTTAATAGTTCCAGTCTTTTTAAAGCACCTATTACCATTGGCATAGGAAGAGATTTTGCAAATATTTGTGAACGCATATTATAGCGAAGATAATTTACAATTTCTTCTTCTCCAGCCACAAAAGCTCCAATGCCAGCCATTGATTTAGCAAAAGTACTGAAATATACATCCACCCCATCAATTACACCAAAATGCTCTGGCGTACCAGCACCGGTTTTACCCATTGTACCAAATCCGTGTGCGTCATCAACGAGTAAACGGAAGTCGAACTTTTCTTTTAAGGCAACTATTTTGTCCAAAGCCCCCAAGTCTCCGGCCATACCAAAAACTCCTTCGGTAATTACCAGAATACCACCGCCTGATTCGTTTGCTCTCTTGGTTGCTGTGGCCAACATCTTTTCGCAACGCGCAATATCATTGTGAGGAAAGACAAAACTTTTTCCTCCTTTTGCTTTATGTAAGAAAACGCCATCCATGATACAGGCATGTGATTCAGAATCGTAAACAATCACATCATTTCGTGTACATAAAGTGTCAATGATGGACACCATTCCCTGGTAGCCAAAATTCAGCAGGTAAGAATCTTCTTTCCCTACAAACTCAGCAAGATTAGACTCTAGTTCTTCGTGTATGCTGGTGTGACCCGACATTGCACGTGCCCCCATGGGATATGCCAAACCGTATTCAACAGCAGCATCAGCATCTGCTTTTCGAACTTCGGGGTGGTTAGCTAAACCTAAATAGTTATTGAGACTCCAGGTAAGTACTTCCTTACCACGGAATTTCATTTTCGCTCCGACTTCACCTTCCAGTTTCGGGAAAATATAATAACCATGCGCAGCTTTACCATACTGACCCAAAGGCCCCATGGTCTTTTTTATCTTATCAAAAATATCCACGTTGTATATCTTTTATGAATTTAAAGGGGCAAAGGTAATATTTTTTGATAATCGAGATACCTAATTAATATGAAAATATGGAAATATAAATATGTTGTTCAGCTACCAATTGTTTTTTATTTGGTATTAAAAGATTATCTTTGCACGTTGTTATATATTAAGAGATATGGAGTTTTTTTACGTAAAAGTTTCTTACTTCGTTTATTTTCAGTTGGTTATAAAATTTTATTCATATAAAACATCAATGCATTAATGAGACAAATTCTTGTTGTAGTATTCATTATCCCACTTTTATTTAGTTGTAGCCAGTACCAAAAGGTGCTGAAAAGTACCGATTACGAGCTTAAATATTCTAAGGCTATGGAGTACTATGAGCAGGAGGATTTTATGCGCTCGGCTACCTTGTTGAATGAATTACAAAGTGTTTATAGAGGGACCGATAAATCAGAAACCATAAATTATACCTATGCAAGTTGTTTATATGGTTTGAGTGATTTTATTATGGCCGGACATTATTATCGCCAGTTTGTAAAAACCTTCCCCTCCAGTGAACGTAATGAGGAATGTCAGTTTATGAGTGCGTATTGTTATTATATGCTCTCGCCCAAGCCCAGATTAGATCAAACGGATACCTATAATGCGATCAATGAGTTTCAGTTGTTTGTTAATCTGTATCCATCTAGTTCTCGTGTGGAGGAGGCCAATAGACTTATGGATGAACTAAGAGATAAGTTGGTGTATAAGTCTTATTTGAGTGCTAAATTGTATTTTGATTTAGGAAATTATATGGGCAATAATTATCTATCGGCCGTGATAGCTGCCCAAAATAGTTTAAAGGATTTCCCGGATACTAAATATAGAGAAGAGTTGTCATTTCTTATATTGGAAGCGAAATATATTCAAGCAGAAAATAGTGTAGAGGCAAAGAAGGAAGAGCGAATGAGGGATGCTATTGACGAATATTTTTCGTTTATTAATGAATTTCCAGAGAGCGATTATATGAAAAAGGCGGTTAAGATTTATAACGCAGCCTCTAAGAGTATAAATTTTGAAGAAACAAATTAGAAATAGAAAATTATAAATTCATCATGGATTATAAAAAAACAAATGCTCCGGGCACCACAATCACATGGAACACTCAGAAACTTTCTGAGGATACAGGAAATGTGTACGAGTCGGTAAATGTAATTGCCAAAAGAGCGAACCAAATTAGCGTGGAGATGAAAGAGGAGTTGAACAAAAAGCTTCAGGAATTTGCCTCCTATACTGATAATTTGGAAGAGGTATTTGAAAATCGTGAGCAGATTGAAATTTCAAGATTCTACGAAAGGTTACCTAAACCATCTTCCATTGCTACACAGGAATTTGTAGAAAAAAAAGTGTATTACCGCAACGCTGATAAAGATGTTTAGTTTTTGTGAAATTAAGCATGACCATTAATGGTGATTATTAGTAGTTGATACTTTTATAAAGAATAAAAAGATAAAGGAGGTTTTGCATATTTCTTTTATCTTTTTTTATTTACGGGTATTATGATATTAAAGGACAAAAAAATCATATTGGGTGTGTCGGCCGGTATCGCAGCTTATAAAGCCGCTTTGTTGACCAGGCTTCTGGTAAAACAGGGGGCTGAAGTAAAGGTAGTGATGACCGCCAAGGCAAAGGAATTTATTACTCCACTTACCTTGGCCACCTTATCTAAAAATCCCATCATGGTTGATTTTTATAATCCTGAAAATGGCGATTGGAATAGCCATGTAGATTTGGGGTTGTGGGCAGATGCCATGGTTATTGCACCGGCTACTGCCAACACTATGGGTAAAATGGCACATGCTATTGCTGATAATTTGTTGGTTACTACATATTTGTCTGCCAGGTGCCCGGTTTTTGTGGCGCCTACTATGGACTTGGATATGTATCTGCATCCTGCAAATCAGAGGAATATGACTATCTTGCAACAAGATGGTGTTCATATCATTGAAGCTGAAACGGGTGAACTGGCTAGTGGTTTGAGCGGTAAAGGCAGAATGGCTGAACCGGAAAGCATTGTAGAAAAGTTAGATGTTTATTTTCAGAGAAGGGCAACAGACCAGAAAGGACCACTTTGGGGACGTAAGATATTGGTTAATGCGGGTCCTACCTATGAAAAAATTGATCCGGTAAGATATATTGGAAATTTTTCAAGTGGTAAAATGGGGTATCATATTGCGGAGGTTTTGGCCGAGCGAGGTGCCTGTGTTACCTTGGTGTCTGGTCCTGTATCGCTACGTGCCGAACACCCAAGGGTGAATGTGGTGTCGGTTACCTCAGCACAAGAAATGAGTGATGCCTGTGTGAAGTATTATCCCGAATGTGAAGGTGCTATCTTGTCGGCAGCAGTGGCCGATTATACCCCTGAAACACAAGCAGCACAGAAGATTAAAAGCAGTGCCGAGGAGATGGTACTCTCTCTAAAAGCTACCACAGATATTGCAAAGCAGTTGGGAAGCATGAAGAAAGATGGTCAATTTTTGGTGGGGTTTGCCTTGGAAACTGAAAATGCCAAAGAGAATGCCGCTAAAAAGTTGGCCGCTAAAAATCTTGATTTTATCGTGTTAAATTCATTGGAGAATGAAGGAGCCGGATTTGGTGGGGATACCAATAAAATTACCATTATTGATGGGGGAAATAATATGGAAGAGTTTACGTTAAAAAATAAGCGTGAAGTGGCAATGGATATTGTAGATAAAATAATGTTATTGTAATTAAATGAATAAGCCCGTGAAATACTGTTTTGTATTATGCTTGATGTTTTTCCTGCTAAAGGTATCTTCTGCACAAGAGCTTCAATGCTCTGTTTCTGTGGTTTCACCGAGCGTTCAAGGAACCAATAAGCAAGTGCTTGAAACCATGCAGAGCGCCATACTGGAGTTTATGAATGGTCAAAAATGGACCGATAATGTCTTTAGTCCTGAAGAAAGAATACAATGCAGTATCATGATTAATATCAAGGAGATAAGTTCGGTGGATGATTTCTCGGGTACCATTCAGGTACAAGTTCGACGTCCAGTATATAACTCAGCGTATAGTTCTGTTATATTTAATTATCTGGACCAAGATTTTGATTTTAGTTATGTGGAGTTTCAACCTTTGATTTACAATCCTAATTCTTTTGATTCGAACTTAGTGGGAGTTTTGGCATTTTATGCCAATGTAATATTGGCTTTTGATTATGATTCCTTTTCAAAAATGGGAGGTACCAAGTACATGGAGAAAGCGGAGGACATTGTTAATCAAGCGCAAAATTCATCGGAAAAGGGATGGCGTTCTTATGAGAGTACCAGAAACCGTTATTGGTTGGTGGAAAATTATCTGAATGAATACCATCGTCCATTGCGTGAATGTATGTATCAATATCACCGTTTGGGTTTAGATAAGATGAGTGATAAGCCAGAAGCTGGGCGTAAGGAGGTGCTTTCTGCCATTGAAAGACTTCAAAAAGTTCATAGAAGTAAGCCGGGATCTTTCGCTGTGCAGGTATTTTTTGATGCGAAGTCAGAAGAATTGATAAATATTTTTTCGGAATCTTTTTCTATGGAAAAGGGGAGAGCGATCGAAATTTTATCGGAGGTAGATCCAGCCAACGCCACAAAATATAGTAACTCGTTATTGGATAATCAATAATTATTGAATCGATTATGTTAAAATCGTTATTTGTTTCTAATTACGCATTAATAGATCAGGTAGAGATAGACTTTTGTGAAGGTTTTTCGGTTATAACCGGAGAAACTGGAGCCGGAAAGTCCATTATTTTGGGAGCATTATCCTTGGTTTTAGGACAGCGTAGTGATGTTTCCGTTTTAAAGGATAAAGGAAAAAAAAGTGTGATCGAAGCAGTCTTTAATGTGTCAGGATATGGTTTGGAGGAATTGTTTCGACAAGAAGATGTTGATTATGATGCAGATACCACCATACGTAGGGAGATATTAACTTCGGGTAAGTCCAGGGCTTTTGTAAATGATACTCCCGTAAACCTCGGGTTTTTAAAAAGTGTTTCGTTGCGTTTGATTGATATTCATTCGCAGCATCAGAACTTGCTCTTGGGTGAAAAAGATTTTCAGCTGAATGTTGTGGATACTGTGGCAAAAAATGATGCTTTAAAAGAAAAGTATTTAGAGGATTATAGAGGATATAATATTCTGATCAAGAGAAAGAAAGAATTGGAGTCGCAGAATGCTAAGTTGGCTG comes from the Saccharicrinis fermentans DSM 9555 = JCM 21142 genome and includes:
- a CDS encoding SpoIID/LytB domain-containing protein, translating into MFTKKNIDVEIFCGSKIALKMKGDYFVGESQRRLSGAWCASIYDNKILLEDDIEIIMSSEDVCLTPVSVEHTGFLLGSDHRGSRFSEQMFKGNILLQRKKEEIVIVNEVDIESFVTSILCNRFPKSTQIEYLKVQAVTLRSSSIALAMSDHKRVTTSVFKESDYCSIFDFRPQKLIENYSGVSKVCNHQAHDAVKGTKGMALVYHDSVSYIPQTLCCGGITENADAGLASVFDAELFNNIDLSINDHMEQWIYSASHSYCNVDAVSAMEDLTWGSKIDLSEAYRWKRNVEIVYFNALLRNKFDINIGNFQTMEIVERGASGIVKAVLVGGDACEVVLKQDDLDYLMVLLDLPSRSFVVEVNLEEEEPTLELNGAGMGVGQGICNVGAFAMAQQGKSMSDIFQHYLPEYMLEKQY
- a CDS encoding aminotransferase class I/II-fold pyridoxal phosphate-dependent enzyme, which gives rise to MDIFDKIKKTMGPLGQYGKAAHGYYIFPKLEGEVGAKMKFRGKEVLTWSLNNYLGLANHPEVRKADADAAVEYGLAYPMGARAMSGHTSIHEELESNLAEFVGKEDSYLLNFGYQGMVSIIDTLCTRNDVIVYDSESHACIMDGVFLHKAKGGKSFVFPHNDIARCEKMLATATKRANESGGGILVITEGVFGMAGDLGALDKIVALKEKFDFRLLVDDAHGFGTMGKTGAGTPEHFGVIDGVDVYFSTFAKSMAGIGAFVAGEEEIVNYLRYNMRSQIFAKSLPMPMVIGALKRLELLKNRPELKDNLWKIVNALQKGLRADGFDLGNTESPVTPVFLNGTVPEATQLTMDLRENYNIFCSIVVYPVIPKDQLMLRIIPTAVHTLEDVEYTIKAFAEVKEKLVAGKYQSDKIANIL
- a CDS encoding outer membrane protein assembly factor BamD, producing the protein MRQILVVVFIIPLLFSCSQYQKVLKSTDYELKYSKAMEYYEQEDFMRSATLLNELQSVYRGTDKSETINYTYASCLYGLSDFIMAGHYYRQFVKTFPSSERNEECQFMSAYCYYMLSPKPRLDQTDTYNAINEFQLFVNLYPSSSRVEEANRLMDELRDKLVYKSYLSAKLYFDLGNYMGNNYLSAVIAAQNSLKDFPDTKYREELSFLILEAKYIQAENSVEAKKEERMRDAIDEYFSFINEFPESDYMKKAVKIYNAASKSINFEETN
- a CDS encoding DNA-directed RNA polymerase subunit omega; translated protein: MDYKKTNAPGTTITWNTQKLSEDTGNVYESVNVIAKRANQISVEMKEELNKKLQEFASYTDNLEEVFENREQIEISRFYERLPKPSSIATQEFVEKKVYYRNADKDV
- the coaBC gene encoding bifunctional phosphopantothenoylcysteine decarboxylase/phosphopantothenate--cysteine ligase CoaBC, which encodes MILKDKKIILGVSAGIAAYKAALLTRLLVKQGAEVKVVMTAKAKEFITPLTLATLSKNPIMVDFYNPENGDWNSHVDLGLWADAMVIAPATANTMGKMAHAIADNLLVTTYLSARCPVFVAPTMDLDMYLHPANQRNMTILQQDGVHIIEAETGELASGLSGKGRMAEPESIVEKLDVYFQRRATDQKGPLWGRKILVNAGPTYEKIDPVRYIGNFSSGKMGYHIAEVLAERGACVTLVSGPVSLRAEHPRVNVVSVTSAQEMSDACVKYYPECEGAILSAAVADYTPETQAAQKIKSSAEEMVLSLKATTDIAKQLGSMKKDGQFLVGFALETENAKENAAKKLAAKNLDFIVLNSLENEGAGFGGDTNKITIIDGGNNMEEFTLKNKREVAMDIVDKIMLL
- the porD gene encoding type IX secretion system protein PorD — encoded protein: MKYCFVLCLMFFLLKVSSAQELQCSVSVVSPSVQGTNKQVLETMQSAILEFMNGQKWTDNVFSPEERIQCSIMINIKEISSVDDFSGTIQVQVRRPVYNSAYSSVIFNYLDQDFDFSYVEFQPLIYNPNSFDSNLVGVLAFYANVILAFDYDSFSKMGGTKYMEKAEDIVNQAQNSSEKGWRSYESTRNRYWLVENYLNEYHRPLRECMYQYHRLGLDKMSDKPEAGRKEVLSAIERLQKVHRSKPGSFAVQVFFDAKSEELINIFSESFSMEKGRAIEILSEVDPANATKYSNSLLDNQ